From Deltaproteobacteria bacterium, one genomic window encodes:
- a CDS encoding type II toxin-antitoxin system Phd/YefM family antitoxin: protein MKFISVRELRGRTSQLWRDLRQEKDFVVTNNGKPVAILTSTDADSFERSLRDIRQSRANAALADLQRDAAARGLDRLSMEEIDAEIQASRKRRDLD, encoded by the coding sequence ATGAAGTTCATTTCAGTGCGAGAACTCCGCGGCCGTACCTCACAGCTCTGGCGCGACCTCAGACAAGAGAAGGACTTCGTGGTCACCAACAACGGCAAACCGGTAGCCATCCTGACCTCGACGGATGCGGACTCCTTCGAGCGGTCGCTCCGGGATATCCGTCAATCCCGGGCCAATGCCGCGCTCGCCGACCTTCAACGCGACGCCGCGGCTCGTGGTCTCGACAGGTTGTCGATGGAAGAGATCGACGCCGAGATCCAGGCGTCGCGCAAGCGGCGAGACCTGGATTAA
- a CDS encoding HEPN domain-containing protein, which yields MQGRYWRELEERRRQREQAEEDLWPFFFGVSDPSHDLRSLYCSTCWREGTHFEEHYAPLRDVLGHAGDIVGEHPALAGIGRRDDRWHEFGALFLNRGVSTSRLSMVAGLMFRATEIGKNGFAVASRELETLLDLSLGGSVDAIPGELDLGYHLSVFCGLRFDERLGIAEDMAVFPIQHVDAFVEKSGLLSVAPGLVVSNDWRPVAAIAKPFRWKPVLFALDDKQPEVNWSEPPFSDATPFFDDARDFIELLAVTHGAPVLYLKDLALCTDRRASLLFGQPFYHSGAGGKSWASPPHRLMKARSPDLEAVEQAARFCWGADSDRHRNYGPVTSRLAQALARSGRYELEDKILDVAIALEQMYEPEGPELNFRLRTRAACFLETDTRRRKKVFRDMGRFYDVRSGIVHRRTGKGRVARKQVDDGSVTDERRNAFEMGFELARRTLVKLLRDGPPEDWNDIVLEQRPAEPFPNGA from the coding sequence GTGCAGGGGCGCTATTGGCGCGAGCTTGAGGAGCGGCGGCGGCAGAGAGAACAGGCGGAAGAGGATCTCTGGCCGTTCTTTTTCGGCGTATCCGATCCGTCGCACGATCTGCGTTCCTTGTATTGCAGCACCTGCTGGAGGGAAGGGACGCATTTCGAGGAACACTACGCGCCGCTGCGCGACGTCCTGGGACATGCCGGTGACATTGTGGGGGAGCACCCGGCTCTGGCGGGTATAGGGAGACGGGACGACCGATGGCACGAGTTTGGAGCCCTGTTCCTCAACCGCGGCGTCTCGACGTCACGGCTTTCAATGGTCGCGGGGCTGATGTTCCGTGCAACGGAGATCGGGAAGAACGGTTTCGCGGTCGCGTCGCGCGAACTGGAAACCCTTCTGGACCTCAGCCTCGGCGGGAGTGTCGATGCGATCCCTGGGGAATTGGATCTCGGTTACCACCTCTCGGTCTTCTGCGGTCTGCGCTTCGATGAGCGATTGGGAATCGCGGAAGATATGGCGGTTTTCCCGATTCAGCACGTCGATGCGTTCGTGGAAAAGAGCGGGCTGTTGAGTGTCGCGCCAGGTCTGGTCGTTTCCAACGATTGGAGGCCGGTGGCCGCGATCGCGAAACCATTTCGGTGGAAGCCCGTGCTGTTTGCTCTCGACGACAAGCAGCCGGAAGTGAATTGGAGCGAACCGCCTTTCAGCGACGCAACGCCGTTCTTCGATGATGCGCGGGACTTTATCGAACTTCTCGCGGTCACCCATGGTGCGCCGGTGCTCTACCTGAAGGATCTGGCGCTGTGTACGGACCGGAGAGCATCGCTTCTGTTCGGGCAGCCATTCTATCATTCGGGCGCGGGCGGGAAATCATGGGCATCCCCGCCGCACCGCCTGATGAAGGCGCGGTCGCCGGACCTGGAGGCGGTCGAACAGGCCGCAAGATTCTGCTGGGGAGCGGATAGCGACAGGCATCGGAACTATGGGCCGGTGACTTCGCGGCTGGCGCAAGCCCTCGCGCGAAGCGGTCGGTACGAGCTGGAGGACAAGATCCTCGACGTGGCAATCGCCCTGGAGCAGATGTACGAGCCGGAGGGCCCGGAGCTCAACTTCAGGCTGAGGACCCGAGCGGCCTGTTTTCTGGAGACGGACACGCGGAGACGCAAGAAAGTCTTTCGAGACATGGGGCGGTTTTACGACGTGCGATCGGGAATCGTCCACCGGCGAACGGGGAAAGGAAGGGTTGCGAGAAAGCAGGTTGATGACGGAAGCGTCACGGACGAACGGCGTAACGCGTTCGAGATGGGTTTCGAATTGGCCCGCCGGACCCTCGTCAAGCTGCTCCGGGATGGTCCCCCCGAGGACTGGAACGACATCGTGCTGGAGCAACGGCCTGCGGAGCCGTTCCCCAACGGTGCCTGA
- a CDS encoding AAA family ATPase, translated as MRITRIEIRNFRSIRHLALDLEDTTVFIGPNNVGKTAILDAVRLALTRCWGESGTRFSGTDVGNAPDGSGEHDASGACITIWGEESAPEEWPQDIAEILDPIGGIEPRDGRRSLVLRCRIGRNEKSGRFESREFLDAAGKPIGEQKVAEGSFERLWPYFPVFYLGVSRGVDGTIMPKPRFWEEYLKALEIPVGLEAAAGGVLEGLYSGLREGDPHTKNIMHAIVLSNPLALNRHEGPDPFMQPDEAFAELRWMEALLNEGQRDQPWSFDQQGLATQSLSVMNLSRAFGKFLHNEMYGRKSKPVIVLEEPEAHLSPQAARLLWRPVRALAGQKIVTTHSPHFVQHVPFRDLRLVRLTENGTEVRSLPSSFSATIPHLDGLDDVVRVPKNRLRYDCASQTLTVNGVLHEKVYRALLTCCGSHGRRRELEGVLRDLRDRSSRYVDDDELRSLETFAQRIRGEIFFAECWMIVEGPSDYLIVHALAHAMRYDLDWQGVSVIDAQNNGSPQAFATLARALDIPWCAVFDGDDAGKGYIEQFRKRGFDDDILEERCRVHMDGDLEAQLVADGLGAELRKILEKLGIRDASSLTEEELLEKLRNEKTGYAVELAERIRGNRRVAERAPEAFRAAIGMLPTLKTTNTVDRKGEAAVRIPSGKMAST; from the coding sequence ATGCGAATCACGAGAATCGAGATCCGGAATTTCCGGTCCATACGGCATCTTGCCCTCGATCTGGAAGACACGACGGTGTTCATCGGGCCCAACAATGTCGGCAAGACGGCGATCCTGGACGCTGTGCGGCTCGCATTGACGCGGTGCTGGGGAGAGAGCGGAACGCGCTTCAGCGGAACCGATGTGGGCAACGCGCCGGACGGGAGTGGCGAACATGACGCGTCCGGCGCGTGCATTACAATCTGGGGCGAGGAGTCCGCGCCGGAGGAATGGCCTCAGGACATTGCAGAGATCCTCGATCCCATTGGTGGGATAGAGCCGAGGGACGGTCGCCGCTCCCTCGTGCTGCGGTGTCGGATTGGGCGGAACGAGAAGAGCGGCAGGTTCGAAAGCAGGGAGTTCCTCGACGCGGCAGGCAAACCGATTGGCGAACAGAAGGTCGCCGAGGGGAGTTTTGAACGGCTTTGGCCGTACTTTCCCGTGTTTTATCTGGGTGTTTCGCGAGGTGTCGACGGAACCATTATGCCGAAGCCGAGGTTCTGGGAAGAATATCTCAAGGCATTGGAGATACCGGTCGGCCTGGAAGCCGCGGCGGGAGGGGTGCTGGAAGGACTTTATTCCGGGCTGCGAGAGGGTGACCCGCATACCAAGAACATCATGCATGCGATCGTTCTGAGCAATCCGTTAGCGCTGAATAGGCATGAGGGTCCCGATCCGTTCATGCAGCCGGATGAGGCGTTTGCAGAGCTTCGCTGGATGGAAGCTCTGCTCAACGAAGGACAACGCGATCAGCCGTGGTCGTTCGATCAGCAGGGGCTGGCTACGCAAAGCCTTTCGGTGATGAATCTGTCCAGAGCGTTCGGCAAGTTCCTTCACAACGAAATGTACGGGCGGAAAAGCAAGCCGGTGATCGTTCTGGAAGAACCGGAAGCGCACCTTTCTCCGCAAGCCGCACGTTTGTTGTGGCGCCCTGTCCGGGCGCTGGCCGGCCAGAAGATCGTCACGACGCATTCGCCGCATTTCGTCCAACACGTGCCGTTCAGAGATCTGCGCCTTGTTCGTCTCACTGAGAACGGGACCGAGGTGAGGTCCCTGCCTTCGAGTTTCTCTGCGACCATTCCACATCTCGACGGGCTGGACGATGTCGTGAGGGTACCGAAGAATAGGCTGCGATACGATTGCGCCTCCCAGACACTGACGGTCAACGGAGTGCTGCATGAGAAGGTTTATCGTGCGCTCCTCACTTGTTGCGGATCGCACGGACGCCGCCGCGAGCTCGAAGGCGTCTTGAGGGACCTGCGGGACCGGTCCTCCCGATACGTCGACGATGACGAGCTCCGGTCACTCGAAACCTTCGCGCAGCGCATCCGCGGCGAGATATTCTTCGCCGAATGCTGGATGATCGTCGAAGGACCGTCCGACTATTTGATCGTACATGCACTCGCGCACGCGATGCGGTACGACCTCGACTGGCAAGGCGTGTCCGTCATCGACGCTCAGAACAACGGTAGCCCGCAAGCGTTTGCGACGCTCGCCCGCGCGCTCGACATTCCCTGGTGTGCCGTATTCGATGGTGACGATGCGGGAAAAGGGTACATAGAGCAGTTCCGCAAACGTGGATTCGATGATGACATCCTGGAGGAACGATGCCGAGTGCATATGGACGGCGATTTGGAAGCGCAACTCGTGGCCGATGGGCTCGGCGCGGAGCTACGCAAGATTCTTGAGAAACTGGGCATAAGGGATGCCTCCAGCCTGACGGAGGAAGAGCTTCTGGAAAAGCTCAGGAACGAGAAGACGGGCTATGCGGTGGAACTGGCGGAGCGTATCCGCGGCAATCGGCGCGTAGCGGAACGCGCACCCGAGGCCTTCCGGGCGGCAATCGGGATGTTGCCGACGCTGAAGACCACGAACACCGTGGATCGAAAGGGAGAAGCGGCGGTCCGGATCCCGAGCGGCAAGATGGCATCGACTTGA
- a CDS encoding type II toxin-antitoxin system Phd/YefM family antitoxin encodes MRVVNMREAKTHLSRLVEAAVNGEPFIIARGGKPLVKVIALEATEPGVMRRIGFLDGKISVPEDFDRMGFTEIENQFKGKE; translated from the coding sequence ATGCGTGTCGTCAACATGCGCGAAGCCAAGACGCACCTTTCTCGTCTCGTTGAGGCTGCCGTCAACGGTGAGCCCTTCATCATTGCGCGCGGAGGCAAACCGTTGGTCAAGGTCATCGCGTTGGAAGCGACAGAGCCAGGAGTGATGCGCCGAATCGGTTTCCTGGACGGCAAGATTTCGGTTCCCGAAGACTTCGACCGGATGGGTTTCACGGAGATCGAGAACCAATTCAAGGGTAAGGAGTAA